The following coding sequences are from one Myxococcales bacterium window:
- the odhB gene encoding 2-oxoglutarate dehydrogenase complex dihydrolipoyllysine-residue succinyltransferase, which translates to MSTTQTVKVPQIGESVTEVTIGTWKKAEGQQVNADEALVEVESDKASMEIPSPVSGVLRKIMIAQGDSAKVGQIIAEIEAGAEASAAPPAAESAPAPEAPKAAEPPRSVAATPAVGTDKPMPAAASSAGNGAPVKASPAVRRMMAEHNLAPAAVHATGPAGRIEREDVVRATQPAPPVDVVGGPARRTGAGAPRSRADVERVVPMTPLRKTVARRLLEAQQNAAILTTFNEVNMESVMSLRKRYQDSFLARHGIKLGFMSFYVKAVVEALKAFPIVNAEVRGTDIIYKDYFDIGVAVGGGRGLVVPVVRDAHRLSLAEIEKTVAELATRARDNKLALEELQGGSFTISNGGIYGSLLSTPILNPPQSGILGLHAIQDRPVAVNGQVVIKPMMYLALSYDHRIVDGREAVSFLKRVKECIEDPERLLIEV; encoded by the coding sequence ATGAGCACCACCCAGACGGTCAAAGTTCCTCAGATCGGAGAGTCGGTCACCGAAGTGACCATAGGTACCTGGAAGAAGGCCGAGGGGCAGCAGGTGAACGCCGACGAGGCGCTGGTCGAGGTGGAAAGCGACAAAGCGTCGATGGAGATCCCTTCGCCCGTTTCGGGCGTGTTGCGAAAGATCATGATCGCGCAGGGGGACAGCGCGAAGGTGGGTCAGATCATCGCCGAGATCGAGGCCGGCGCCGAGGCGAGCGCTGCGCCTCCTGCCGCCGAAAGTGCCCCGGCCCCCGAGGCGCCAAAGGCCGCCGAGCCGCCAAGGTCGGTAGCCGCCACGCCGGCCGTGGGCACAGACAAGCCCATGCCCGCCGCGGCTTCGTCAGCCGGCAACGGCGCGCCCGTGAAGGCGTCTCCCGCCGTTCGCCGCATGATGGCCGAACACAACCTTGCGCCGGCGGCCGTTCACGCCACCGGTCCTGCCGGTCGCATCGAACGTGAAGACGTGGTGCGGGCCACGCAGCCTGCCCCGCCCGTGGACGTGGTGGGTGGGCCTGCACGGCGCACCGGCGCGGGGGCCCCACGGAGCCGGGCCGATGTGGAGCGCGTGGTGCCGATGACGCCGCTGCGCAAAACGGTGGCCCGTCGCCTGCTCGAGGCGCAGCAAAACGCGGCGATCCTGACCACCTTCAACGAAGTGAACATGGAGAGCGTGATGTCGTTGCGGAAGCGCTACCAGGATTCGTTCCTGGCGCGCCACGGCATCAAGCTGGGCTTCATGTCCTTTTACGTCAAGGCCGTGGTGGAGGCGCTCAAGGCCTTCCCGATCGTGAACGCCGAGGTCCGTGGCACGGACATCATCTACAAGGACTACTTCGACATCGGCGTGGCCGTAGGCGGCGGCCGGGGTCTGGTGGTGCCCGTGGTGCGCGACGCCCACCGGCTTTCGCTGGCCGAGATCGAAAAGACCGTGGCCGAGCTGGCAACGCGTGCCCGCGACAACAAGCTTGCGCTCGAGGAGCTTCAGGGGGGAAGCTTCACCATCAGCAACGGCGGCATTTACGGATCGTTGCTCTCGACGCCCATCTTGAACCCGCCCCAAAGCGGCATCTTGGGGCTGCACGCCATTCAAGATCGTCCCGTGGCGGTCAACGGCCAGGTCGTGATCAAGCCCATGATGTACCTGGCCCTGTCTTACGATCACCGGATCGTCGACGGGCGCGAGGCGGTCTCCTTCCTCAAGCGGGTCAAGGAGTGCATCGAGGATCCCGAGCGTTTGCTCATCGAGGTGTGA
- a CDS encoding efflux RND transporter periplasmic adaptor subunit, protein MKRSFPIVIALLIVLLMGGTLWFLYSKSRPREAKAETEKPFRTEILKKSVASGTISPRREVELKPKVAGILRNLFVKPGDEVKKGDVVGEVEIIVDPVGLNEAELRFKSAVLREERAKRDLDRVVPLAAQGNLAAAELDRFQAEHELAVEEMNTARSRVQLLRAGALKQTRGAPTLIESTVDGTVLSIPVKVGSSVINANSFNPGTTVAFVADMSDMIFKGTVDESEVGKLKAGMPVQIVIGALNDSTFEGTLQFVAPKSVVKLTAGTTEFEIEAAFSAPKGVTVRAGYSANANIVLERRTNVLAVSESFLVFEKGKPHVEVVKGEGPAQRRPIEVGLSDGLKIEVLGGVTEADTLRKPPPAP, encoded by the coding sequence CATGGGCGGCACCCTCTGGTTCCTCTACAGCAAGTCCCGTCCGCGGGAGGCCAAGGCGGAAACGGAGAAGCCCTTTCGCACGGAGATCCTGAAAAAATCAGTGGCCTCCGGCACCATCTCGCCCCGTCGCGAGGTGGAGCTCAAACCCAAGGTGGCGGGCATCTTGCGCAACCTCTTCGTCAAGCCGGGCGATGAAGTCAAAAAGGGCGACGTCGTAGGCGAGGTGGAGATCATCGTGGATCCCGTCGGACTCAACGAAGCCGAGCTGCGCTTCAAGTCAGCCGTGCTGCGGGAAGAGCGGGCCAAGCGCGACCTCGATCGCGTTGTGCCTCTGGCGGCCCAGGGAAACCTGGCCGCGGCCGAGCTGGACCGTTTCCAGGCCGAGCACGAGCTGGCTGTCGAGGAGATGAACACCGCCCGCAGCCGCGTTCAGCTGCTGCGCGCGGGCGCGCTGAAGCAGACCCGCGGGGCGCCCACCCTCATCGAGAGCACCGTCGACGGCACCGTGCTGTCCATCCCGGTCAAGGTGGGCAGCTCGGTGATCAACGCCAACAGCTTCAACCCGGGCACCACGGTGGCCTTCGTCGCCGACATGAGTGACATGATCTTCAAGGGCACCGTGGACGAGTCCGAGGTGGGCAAGCTGAAGGCCGGCATGCCCGTGCAGATCGTCATCGGTGCGCTCAACGATTCCACCTTCGAGGGCACGCTGCAGTTCGTGGCCCCCAAGAGCGTGGTCAAGCTGACTGCCGGCACCACCGAGTTCGAGATCGAGGCCGCCTTTTCAGCTCCCAAGGGCGTCACGGTACGCGCGGGCTACAGCGCCAATGCGAACATCGTTCTCGAGCGCCGCACCAACGTTTTGGCGGTCTCGGAGAGTTTCCTCGTGTTCGAGAAGGGCAAGCCACACGTCGAGGTGGTGAAGGGCGAGGGCCCCGCCCAGCGTCGGCCGATCGAGGTAGGGCTCTCGGACGGTCTCAAAATCGAAGTTTTGGGGGGTGTGACCGAAGCCGACACCCTCCGCAAACCCCCGCCGGCCCCCTGA